The following proteins are encoded in a genomic region of Candidatus Methylomirabilota bacterium:
- a CDS encoding DoxX family membrane protein: MGRGGLEPYGALVLRVVLGVVYIAHAYLALVVMGPAKVVEYQRAMHIPLPEIGVWYLIVAHGLGGILLILGLLVRWAALANIPIMAGALWFVHLQQGFFIFGSKFGYEYVLVMLGATIAQALLGAGAFTLRK; encoded by the coding sequence GTGGGCAGAGGCGGGCTCGAGCCGTACGGCGCGCTGGTGCTGCGGGTGGTCCTCGGCGTGGTCTACATCGCCCACGCCTACCTGGCGCTCGTCGTGATGGGCCCCGCCAAGGTGGTCGAGTACCAGCGCGCGATGCACATCCCCCTGCCCGAGATCGGCGTCTGGTACCTGATCGTGGCGCACGGCCTGGGCGGGATCCTGCTCATCCTGGGCCTCCTGGTGCGCTGGGCCGCCCTGGCGAACATCCCGATCATGGCGGGCGCCCTCTGGTTCGTGCACTTGCAGCAGGGCTTCTTCATCTTCGGCAGCAAGTTCGGCTACGAGTACGTGCTCGTCATGCTGGGCGCGACGATCGCCCAGGCGCTGCTGGGCGCGGGCGCCTTCACGCTCCGGAAGTAG
- a CDS encoding alpha-ketoacid dehydrogenase subunit beta, with protein MPVLDFGDALNLALREEMRRDRRVYCIGEDIVLGVPFGVTKGLAEEFGPARVRNAPISEAAIVGSAMGAAITGLVPVVDMHFADFVTCAMDEVANQIAKSRYMFGGQISCPLTLRMPYGIGKSAGGHHSNSVEAWFVNIPGLKVCIPSTPADARGLLKTAIRDPDPVLIFEHRGLYRVTGEVPEAETLVPLGLADVKRPGTDVTVIATARMVGESLAAADRLAGEGISVEVVDPRSLVPLDREGLAASVRKTHRVVIAEEGPMRGSVGAWLAWVIMEACFDDLDAPIVRVAGPNIPIPFSPPLEAFATPGAADVVDAVRRVVK; from the coding sequence ATGCCGGTCCTCGATTTCGGCGACGCGCTGAACCTCGCACTGCGCGAAGAGATGCGGCGTGACCGGCGTGTCTACTGCATCGGCGAGGACATCGTCCTCGGCGTGCCCTTCGGCGTCACCAAGGGCCTGGCCGAGGAGTTCGGCCCGGCTCGCGTGCGGAACGCCCCCATCTCCGAGGCGGCCATCGTGGGCTCGGCCATGGGCGCGGCCATCACGGGTCTGGTGCCGGTGGTGGACATGCACTTCGCCGACTTCGTCACCTGCGCGATGGACGAGGTCGCCAACCAGATCGCCAAGAGCCGCTACATGTTCGGCGGCCAGATCTCGTGCCCGCTCACGCTCCGCATGCCCTACGGCATCGGGAAGTCGGCCGGCGGGCACCACTCGAACTCCGTCGAGGCCTGGTTCGTCAACATCCCCGGCCTCAAGGTGTGCATCCCATCCACTCCGGCCGACGCGCGGGGCCTGCTCAAGACGGCCATCCGCGATCCCGACCCCGTCCTGATCTTCGAGCACCGGGGGCTGTACCGCGTGACGGGCGAGGTGCCGGAGGCCGAAACCCTGGTGCCGCTGGGCCTGGCCGACGTGAAGCGTCCCGGCACGGATGTCACCGTGATCGCGACGGCGCGCATGGTGGGCGAGAGCCTGGCGGCGGCCGACCGGCTGGCGGGCGAGGGGATCTCGGTCGAAGTCGTCGACCCGCGGAGCCTCGTGCCGCTCGATCGCGAGGGCCTGGCCGCGTCCGTGCGGAAGACCCACCGCGTGGTCATCGCCGAAGAGGGGCCCATGCGCGGCAGCGTCGGGGCCTGGCTCGCGTGGGTGATCATGGAGGCCTGCTTCGACGACCTCGACGCGCCCATCGTGCGCGTGGCCGGTCCGAACATCCCCATTCCCTTCAGCCCGCCGCTCGAGGCCTTCGCGACTCCGGGGGCCGCGGACGTCGTCGACGCGGTCCGGCGGGTCGTGAAGTAG
- a CDS encoding thiamine pyrophosphate-dependent dehydrogenase E1 component subunit alpha, translating to MYATMLRIRRAEERARELYAAGRIPGFIHLSIGQEAVAAGVCAPLRRDDYLFSTHRGHGHLIAKGGSLRGFMAELYGKATGCCKGKGGSMHLADASVGYLGANGVLTSGCVLAPGVGQSIQMRGTDQVAVTVFGDGAANRGPFHEGVNLAALWKVPVVFVCENNFWASTTAHDLSTAGGSIAARAAGYGIPGATVDGNDALAVYHAMESAVARARAGEGPSLIEARTVRFMGHFEGDPQGYRSRGEVEGGRQRDPIVRLRAHLEEAKLLDAAHAARVAAAVEAEVQDAVDFAESSPLPAPEDALQDLFVHYPWSD from the coding sequence ATGTACGCGACCATGCTGCGCATCCGCCGCGCCGAGGAGCGCGCGCGTGAGCTCTACGCGGCGGGGCGCATCCCCGGCTTCATCCACCTCTCGATCGGCCAGGAGGCCGTCGCTGCCGGCGTCTGCGCGCCGCTGAGACGCGACGACTACCTGTTCTCGACCCACCGCGGCCACGGGCACCTCATCGCCAAGGGCGGCTCGCTCCGCGGCTTCATGGCGGAGCTCTACGGCAAGGCCACCGGTTGCTGCAAGGGCAAGGGCGGCTCCATGCACCTCGCCGACGCGTCCGTGGGTTACCTGGGCGCCAACGGCGTCCTGACTTCGGGCTGCGTGCTGGCGCCCGGCGTGGGGCAGTCGATCCAGATGCGCGGCACCGACCAGGTCGCCGTGACGGTCTTCGGCGACGGCGCGGCGAACCGGGGGCCCTTCCACGAGGGCGTCAATCTCGCGGCCTTGTGGAAGGTGCCGGTGGTCTTCGTCTGCGAGAACAACTTCTGGGCGTCGACGACCGCCCACGACCTGTCCACCGCCGGCGGCAGCATCGCGGCGCGGGCGGCGGGCTACGGCATCCCGGGCGCGACCGTGGACGGCAACGACGCCCTTGCCGTCTACCATGCGATGGAAAGCGCGGTTGCTCGTGCCCGAGCCGGGGAGGGGCCGAGCCTGATCGAGGCGCGCACCGTCCGCTTCATGGGTCACTTCGAAGGCGACCCGCAGGGCTACCGCTCGCGCGGCGAGGTCGAAGGCGGCCGCCAGCGCGACCCCATCGTGCGGCTGCGGGCCCACCTCGAGGAGGCGAAGCTCCTCGACGCCGCGCACGCGGCCCGCGTGGCGGCGGCTGTCGAGGCGGAAGTCCAGGACGCCGTGGACTTCGCCGAGTCGAGCCCGCTGCCCGCGCCGGAGGACGCGCTCCAGGATCTTTTCGTCCACTATCCCTGGAGCGACTGA
- a CDS encoding carboxypeptidase-like regulatory domain-containing protein, with product MNLSRPFRLGERYEVRDLAPGKYRLVAKAEDGAPAMELWNQNVTVEAGQVTQLPLSATNSKVTPDQFPGPAPK from the coding sequence GTGAACCTCTCGCGGCCGTTCCGGCTGGGCGAGCGGTACGAGGTCCGCGACCTGGCGCCCGGCAAGTACCGGCTCGTCGCCAAGGCCGAGGACGGCGCTCCCGCCATGGAGTTGTGGAACCAGAACGTGACCGTCGAGGCTGGGCAGGTAACCCAGCTGCCGCTCTCGGCGACCAACAGCAAGGTCACGCCCGACCAGTTCCCGGGGCCCGCGCCGAAGTAG
- a CDS encoding carboxypeptidase-like regulatory domain-containing protein yields MRALTIALLGFLVLAGPACQAQTSTPPAHVEAGPAARAGAAMEAGRYAEAVAVFREALARTPESVALRYGLAVALSYTDRGAAIREFQWVMANAQPGSQERVESQAWLARAGALPSVPAASSRSAEPEREVGNAVLVGRALFAEAGAKPEPMRRLQLFLMGQPDSPTKEGRYVLRTDEDGNFKFPDVLPGPYMLTNRLAGQPIWRLRVELKPAEEKQLDLNPGNSVAVRDDFPQGR; encoded by the coding sequence GTGCGCGCTCTCACCATCGCGCTCTTGGGGTTCCTCGTGCTGGCAGGCCCCGCCTGCCAGGCGCAGACGTCCACACCGCCGGCTCACGTCGAAGCGGGGCCGGCGGCGCGCGCCGGCGCCGCCATGGAGGCCGGTCGCTACGCCGAGGCGGTGGCCGTCTTTCGCGAGGCCCTTGCCCGCACGCCGGAGAGCGTGGCGCTTCGCTACGGACTCGCGGTCGCGCTCTCGTACACCGACCGCGGGGCCGCCATTCGCGAGTTCCAGTGGGTGATGGCGAACGCCCAACCCGGCTCGCAGGAACGCGTCGAATCGCAGGCGTGGCTCGCCCGGGCCGGGGCCCTGCCCAGTGTCCCCGCGGCCTCCAGCCGGTCAGCCGAGCCTGAGCGCGAGGTGGGCAACGCCGTGCTGGTGGGCCGCGCGCTCTTCGCCGAGGCGGGCGCCAAGCCGGAGCCGATGCGGCGGCTCCAGCTGTTTCTGATGGGCCAGCCCGACAGCCCGACCAAGGAAGGGCGCTACGTTCTTCGGACGGACGAAGACGGGAACTTCAAGTTCCCCGACGTTTTGCCCGGGCCGTACATGCTGACGAACCGCCTTGCGGGCCAGCCGATCTGGCGCCTCCGCGTCGAGCTCAAACCCGCCGAAGAGAAGCAGCTCGACTTGAATCCCGGCAACAGCGTCGCCGTGCGCGACGATTTTCCGCAGGGCCGCTAG